From one Anopheles bellator chromosome 1, idAnoBellAS_SP24_06.2, whole genome shotgun sequence genomic stretch:
- the LOC131205657 gene encoding oxysterol-binding protein-related protein 9 isoform X2 — protein sequence MAMLEGTLSKWTNVMKGWQYRWFVLDEYAGLLSYYTSKEKMMKGVRRGCVRLKGAIIGIDDQDVNTFTITVDHKTFHFQARDADEREKWVRRLEDTILRHANRGRGLWDSQCGASGALSVSAGGSGHGSAAGGATGTMGVGTGGASARRSNNLVLFDRKVTEADAFLQLMIEQTTKIDARLEALGEADAEEASCLKTINEHANAMLDNIKHSIVLLQITKNTANPINGIYQGPVSSKSETETETSDSGLATVGVLSSSLTTDIEVADECRESVRRANIASISVPETSYSSSEGEDDFFDANDDPFTSSQLNTPTSNTRTLSEHTARLSVEDNYVTAEDNTSGAGSLKKQDSILEPTSISSSGGTTSGHDTGSGYGAGLHRVARKSYDSKSLPIRTDGSLDYDALYEDESDNDLSMESHGSVVTHLLSQVKIGMDLTKVVLPTFILERRSLLEMYADYFAHPDLFLRIADMNDTRERMIQVVRWYLSAYHAGRKSSVAKKPYNPILGEIFQCHWDTPELPTGDEASNVEVQDGPVPWCRRDQLTFIAEQVSHHPPISAFYAEHYNKKISFSAHVWTKSKFLGLSIGVHNIGQGTVTLCDLNEEYVVTFPNGYGRSILTIPWIELGGTVTITCPQSGYRADIDFLTKPFYGGKKNRIQGEIYGPNDKKSFLSISGEWSGLMEYKFNDGSKPSKFETFVDVNSIPIFKKKVRPVGEQQEHESRKVWREVTAGLKMNDIEKATNAKFQVEQKQREEAKERKETFGEWETKYFKGVNGESWIYSNPLLHRLTLEKRDSKR from the exons TCGAAAGAGAAGATGATGAAAGGCGTCCGGCGGGGGTGCGTGCGGCTCAAGGGTGCGATCATCGGTATAGACGATCAGGATGTCAACACGTTCACGATCACAGTCGATCACAAGACCTTTCACTTTCAG GCGCGCGATGCCGACGAACGCGAAAAGTGGGTTCGTCGCCTGGAGGACACGATTCTGCGGCACGCAAACCGCGGCCGGGGCCTGTGGGACAGCCAGTGTGGTGCCAGTGGTGCACTAAGTGTCAGTGCGGGAGGTTCTGGTCACGGttccgctgctggtggcgctaCCGGAACCATGGGTGTGGGCACGGGTGGCGCAAGTGCACGACGCTCCAACAATTTGGTACTGTTCGACCGGAAGGTGACCGAGGCGGACGCGTTTCTACAACTGATGATAGAACAGACAACG AAAATTGACGCAAGGTTGGAAGCGCTCGGCGAGGCCGATGCGGAGGAAGCGAGCTGTCTGAAGACCATCAACGAACACGCGAAT GCCATGCTGGACAATATCAAACACTCGATAGTTTTGCTGCAAATCACTAAG AACACGGCAAACCCCATCAACGGTATCTATCAGGGGCCAGTGTCCAGTAAGTCGGAGACAGAAACTGAAACCAGTGACTCAG GTCTTGCCACGGTGGGCGTGCTTTCTTCGTCACTGACCACCGACATCGAGGTTGCGGACGAGTGTAGAGAAAGTGTCCGTCGCGCCAACATTGCTTCTATCAGCG TGCCGGAAACGTCCTACTCGAGCTCCGAAGGCGAAGACGACTTCTTCGACGCAAACGATGACCCGTTCACCTCTAGTCAATTAAACACCCCGACAAG CAACACTCGAACACTATCCGAGCACACTGCCCGCTTGTCGGTGGAGGACAACTATGTTACGGCGGAGGACAATACCAGTGGCGCCGGATCGCTCAAGAAGCAGGACAGCATCCTCGAACCGACATCCATATCATCGAGCGGCGGCACCACGTCCGGCCATGATACCGGCTCAGGATACGGTGCAGGGCTGCATCGTGTAGCCCGCAAGTCGTACGACTCGAAGTCCCTACCGATCCGCACCGATGGTAGCCTCGATTACGATGCCTTATACGAAGACGAGTCCGACAACGACCTGTCGATGGAGTCACACGGGTCCGTTGTCACGCACTTGCTGTCGCAGGTGAAGATCGGTATGGACCTGACCAAGGTGGTGCTGCCAACGTTCATTCTCGAGCGCCGCTCGCTGCTGGAGATGTACGCCGACTACTTCGCCCATCCGGACCTGTTTCTGCGGATAGCGGACATGAATGATACCCGCGAACGGATGATACAGGTCGTCCGGTGGTACTTGAGCGCGTACCACGCCGGACGGAAGAGCTCCGTAGCGAAGAAGCCGTACAATCCGATCTTGGGCGAAATATTCCAATGCCACTGGGATACTCCAGAGTTGC CAACTGGCGATGAGGCGTCAAACGTTGAGGTACAGGATGGGCCAGTGCCGTGGTGCCGCAGGGACCAGCTAACGTTCATAGCCGAACAGGTGTCGCACCATCCTCCAA TATCAGCGTTTTATGCTGAGCACTACAATAAAAAGATCAGCTTCTCCGCGCACGTGTGGACAAAGTCAAAGTTTCTCGGTCTCTCGATAGGCGTCCACAACATTGGCCAAGGCACGGTGACGCTGTGCGATCTCAACGAAGAGTATGTTGTTACGTTTCCGAACGGCTACGGACG GTCCATCTTGACGATACCGTGGATCGAGCTTGGTGGTACGGTAACCATCACTTGCCCGCAGTCGGGATACCGGGCGGACATCGACTTTCTCACGAAACCGTTCTACGGTGGGAAAAAGAACCGAATACAGGGCGAG ATTTACGGTCCCAATGATAAAAAGTCTTTCCTCAGCATTAGCGGCGAATGGAGCGGCCTAATGGAGTACAAATTCAACGACGGCAGCAAACCATCCAAGTTCGAAACGTTCGTCGATGTAAATAGCATACCTATCTTCAAGAAGAAGGTACGCCCGGTTGgcgagcagcaggagcatGAATCGCGCAAGGTGTGGCGCGAGGTTACAGCCGGTTTGAA AATGAATGACATCGAAAAGGCAACGAATGCAAAGTTCCAGGTTGAGCAGAAGCAGCGGGAAGAGGCGAAGGAGCGCAAGGAAACGTTTGGCGAGTGGGAAACGAAG TACTTTAAGGGCGTGAATGGAGAATCCTGGATCTACTCGAACCCACTGCTCCATAGGTTAACGCTGGAGAAACGGGATAGTAAAAGATAG
- the LOC131212780 gene encoding probable Ufm1-specific protease 1: MEEKSLLLNVHSNLEPPKPDGNTYLMRGNYHYYHYGCDGFQDMGWGCGYRTLQSICSWIIQSGGSARTATSGTDVPNIPTIQQTLVEIKDKPERFFGSREWIGTLEAIYVIDTLYDVSCKVLHIARSDTIAKHADTLRDYFEQYGGLIMMGGDMDAASKGIAGIHVSVDQDVYLLVVDPHYAGKIQTKEELYTKQYVKWQKVEDFVDSSFYNLCLPMLKGRDPAA, from the exons ATGGAGGAGAAGAGTTTGCTGCTGAACGTCCACAGCAACCTGGAACCGCCGAAGCCCGACGGAAACACGTACCTGATGCGGGGCAACTATCACTACTATCACTACGGCTGCGACGGCTTCCAGGACATG GGTTGGGGCTGCGGCTACCGGACACTGCAATCGATCTGCTCGTGGATCATCCAGAGTGGTGGTTCGGCAAGGACGGCGACCAGCGGCACCGACGTGCCGAACATCCCCACCATCCAGCAGACGCTGGTCGAGATCAAGGATAAACCGGAGCGGTTTTTTGGGTCGCGCGAGTGGATCGGAACGCTTGAAGCGATCTACGTCATCGACACGCTTTACGATGTATCCTGCAAGGTTCTGCATATTGCCCGGAGCGACACGATCGCCAAGCATGCCGACACGCTGCGGGACTACTTCGAGCAATACGGTGGTCTGATCATGATGGGTGGCGATATGGATGCGGCTTCCAAGGGTATCGCCGGGATCCACGTGAGCGTCGACCAGGACGTCTACCTGCTGGTGGTCGACCCACACTATGCCGGGAAAATCCAAACGAAAGAGGAACTGTACACGAAGCAGTACGTCAAGTGGCAAAAGGTGGAAGACTTTGTCGACAGCTCGTTCTACAACCTGTGCCTGCCGATGCTCAAGGGGCGCGATCCGGCCGCGTAg
- the LOC131205657 gene encoding oxysterol-binding protein-related protein 9 isoform X3, with protein MFKSLAERFSFRRTSSVAIESNTRTLSEHTARLSVEDNYVTAEDNTSGAGSLKKQDSILEPTSISSSGGTTSGHDTGSGYGAGLHRVARKSYDSKSLPIRTDGSLDYDALYEDESDNDLSMESHGSVVTHLLSQVKIGMDLTKVVLPTFILERRSLLEMYADYFAHPDLFLRIADMNDTRERMIQVVRWYLSAYHAGRKSSVAKKPYNPILGEIFQCHWDTPELPTGDEASNVEVQDGPVPWCRRDQLTFIAEQVSHHPPISAFYAEHYNKKISFSAHVWTKSKFLGLSIGVHNIGQGTVTLCDLNEEYVVTFPNGYGRSILTIPWIELGGTVTITCPQSGYRADIDFLTKPFYGGKKNRIQGEIYGPNDKKSFLSISGEWSGLMEYKFNDGSKPSKFETFVDVNSIPIFKKKVRPVGEQQEHESRKVWREVTAGLK; from the exons ATGTTCAAATCGTTGGCGGAgagattttcctttcgccgtaCCAGCTCCGTGGCCATCGAGAG CAACACTCGAACACTATCCGAGCACACTGCCCGCTTGTCGGTGGAGGACAACTATGTTACGGCGGAGGACAATACCAGTGGCGCCGGATCGCTCAAGAAGCAGGACAGCATCCTCGAACCGACATCCATATCATCGAGCGGCGGCACCACGTCCGGCCATGATACCGGCTCAGGATACGGTGCAGGGCTGCATCGTGTAGCCCGCAAGTCGTACGACTCGAAGTCCCTACCGATCCGCACCGATGGTAGCCTCGATTACGATGCCTTATACGAAGACGAGTCCGACAACGACCTGTCGATGGAGTCACACGGGTCCGTTGTCACGCACTTGCTGTCGCAGGTGAAGATCGGTATGGACCTGACCAAGGTGGTGCTGCCAACGTTCATTCTCGAGCGCCGCTCGCTGCTGGAGATGTACGCCGACTACTTCGCCCATCCGGACCTGTTTCTGCGGATAGCGGACATGAATGATACCCGCGAACGGATGATACAGGTCGTCCGGTGGTACTTGAGCGCGTACCACGCCGGACGGAAGAGCTCCGTAGCGAAGAAGCCGTACAATCCGATCTTGGGCGAAATATTCCAATGCCACTGGGATACTCCAGAGTTGC CAACTGGCGATGAGGCGTCAAACGTTGAGGTACAGGATGGGCCAGTGCCGTGGTGCCGCAGGGACCAGCTAACGTTCATAGCCGAACAGGTGTCGCACCATCCTCCAA TATCAGCGTTTTATGCTGAGCACTACAATAAAAAGATCAGCTTCTCCGCGCACGTGTGGACAAAGTCAAAGTTTCTCGGTCTCTCGATAGGCGTCCACAACATTGGCCAAGGCACGGTGACGCTGTGCGATCTCAACGAAGAGTATGTTGTTACGTTTCCGAACGGCTACGGACG GTCCATCTTGACGATACCGTGGATCGAGCTTGGTGGTACGGTAACCATCACTTGCCCGCAGTCGGGATACCGGGCGGACATCGACTTTCTCACGAAACCGTTCTACGGTGGGAAAAAGAACCGAATACAGGGCGAG ATTTACGGTCCCAATGATAAAAAGTCTTTCCTCAGCATTAGCGGCGAATGGAGCGGCCTAATGGAGTACAAATTCAACGACGGCAGCAAACCATCCAAGTTCGAAACGTTCGTCGATGTAAATAGCATACCTATCTTCAAGAAGAAGGTACGCCCGGTTGgcgagcagcaggagcatGAATCGCGCAAGGTGTGGCGCGAGGTTACAGCCGGTTTGAAGTGA
- the LOC131205657 gene encoding oxysterol-binding protein-related protein 9 isoform X1: MAMLEGTLSKWTNVMKGWQYRWFVLDEYAGLLSYYTSKEKMMKGVRRGCVRLKGAIIGIDDQDVNTFTITVDHKTFHFQARDADEREKWVRRLEDTILRHANRGRGLWDSQCGASGALSVSAGGSGHGSAAGGATGTMGVGTGGASARRSNNLVLFDRKVTEADAFLQLMIEQTTKIDARLEALGEADAEEASCLKTINEHANAMLDNIKHSIVLLQITKNTANPINGIYQGPVSSKSETETETSDSGSTSVPYALRLALPLTLSNSFTSGLATVGVLSSSLTTDIEVADECRESVRRANIASISVPETSYSSSEGEDDFFDANDDPFTSSQLNTPTSNTRTLSEHTARLSVEDNYVTAEDNTSGAGSLKKQDSILEPTSISSSGGTTSGHDTGSGYGAGLHRVARKSYDSKSLPIRTDGSLDYDALYEDESDNDLSMESHGSVVTHLLSQVKIGMDLTKVVLPTFILERRSLLEMYADYFAHPDLFLRIADMNDTRERMIQVVRWYLSAYHAGRKSSVAKKPYNPILGEIFQCHWDTPELPTGDEASNVEVQDGPVPWCRRDQLTFIAEQVSHHPPISAFYAEHYNKKISFSAHVWTKSKFLGLSIGVHNIGQGTVTLCDLNEEYVVTFPNGYGRSILTIPWIELGGTVTITCPQSGYRADIDFLTKPFYGGKKNRIQGEIYGPNDKKSFLSISGEWSGLMEYKFNDGSKPSKFETFVDVNSIPIFKKKVRPVGEQQEHESRKVWREVTAGLKMNDIEKATNAKFQVEQKQREEAKERKETFGEWETKYFKGVNGESWIYSNPLLHRLTLEKRDSKR, translated from the exons TCGAAAGAGAAGATGATGAAAGGCGTCCGGCGGGGGTGCGTGCGGCTCAAGGGTGCGATCATCGGTATAGACGATCAGGATGTCAACACGTTCACGATCACAGTCGATCACAAGACCTTTCACTTTCAG GCGCGCGATGCCGACGAACGCGAAAAGTGGGTTCGTCGCCTGGAGGACACGATTCTGCGGCACGCAAACCGCGGCCGGGGCCTGTGGGACAGCCAGTGTGGTGCCAGTGGTGCACTAAGTGTCAGTGCGGGAGGTTCTGGTCACGGttccgctgctggtggcgctaCCGGAACCATGGGTGTGGGCACGGGTGGCGCAAGTGCACGACGCTCCAACAATTTGGTACTGTTCGACCGGAAGGTGACCGAGGCGGACGCGTTTCTACAACTGATGATAGAACAGACAACG AAAATTGACGCAAGGTTGGAAGCGCTCGGCGAGGCCGATGCGGAGGAAGCGAGCTGTCTGAAGACCATCAACGAACACGCGAAT GCCATGCTGGACAATATCAAACACTCGATAGTTTTGCTGCAAATCACTAAG AACACGGCAAACCCCATCAACGGTATCTATCAGGGGCCAGTGTCCAGTAAGTCGGAGACAGAAACTGAAACCAGTGACTCAGGTAGTACTTCTGTACCCTATGCCCTCCGATTAGCACTTCCGCTGACGCTCAGCAATTCCTTCACCTCAGGTCTTGCCACGGTGGGCGTGCTTTCTTCGTCACTGACCACCGACATCGAGGTTGCGGACGAGTGTAGAGAAAGTGTCCGTCGCGCCAACATTGCTTCTATCAGCG TGCCGGAAACGTCCTACTCGAGCTCCGAAGGCGAAGACGACTTCTTCGACGCAAACGATGACCCGTTCACCTCTAGTCAATTAAACACCCCGACAAG CAACACTCGAACACTATCCGAGCACACTGCCCGCTTGTCGGTGGAGGACAACTATGTTACGGCGGAGGACAATACCAGTGGCGCCGGATCGCTCAAGAAGCAGGACAGCATCCTCGAACCGACATCCATATCATCGAGCGGCGGCACCACGTCCGGCCATGATACCGGCTCAGGATACGGTGCAGGGCTGCATCGTGTAGCCCGCAAGTCGTACGACTCGAAGTCCCTACCGATCCGCACCGATGGTAGCCTCGATTACGATGCCTTATACGAAGACGAGTCCGACAACGACCTGTCGATGGAGTCACACGGGTCCGTTGTCACGCACTTGCTGTCGCAGGTGAAGATCGGTATGGACCTGACCAAGGTGGTGCTGCCAACGTTCATTCTCGAGCGCCGCTCGCTGCTGGAGATGTACGCCGACTACTTCGCCCATCCGGACCTGTTTCTGCGGATAGCGGACATGAATGATACCCGCGAACGGATGATACAGGTCGTCCGGTGGTACTTGAGCGCGTACCACGCCGGACGGAAGAGCTCCGTAGCGAAGAAGCCGTACAATCCGATCTTGGGCGAAATATTCCAATGCCACTGGGATACTCCAGAGTTGC CAACTGGCGATGAGGCGTCAAACGTTGAGGTACAGGATGGGCCAGTGCCGTGGTGCCGCAGGGACCAGCTAACGTTCATAGCCGAACAGGTGTCGCACCATCCTCCAA TATCAGCGTTTTATGCTGAGCACTACAATAAAAAGATCAGCTTCTCCGCGCACGTGTGGACAAAGTCAAAGTTTCTCGGTCTCTCGATAGGCGTCCACAACATTGGCCAAGGCACGGTGACGCTGTGCGATCTCAACGAAGAGTATGTTGTTACGTTTCCGAACGGCTACGGACG GTCCATCTTGACGATACCGTGGATCGAGCTTGGTGGTACGGTAACCATCACTTGCCCGCAGTCGGGATACCGGGCGGACATCGACTTTCTCACGAAACCGTTCTACGGTGGGAAAAAGAACCGAATACAGGGCGAG ATTTACGGTCCCAATGATAAAAAGTCTTTCCTCAGCATTAGCGGCGAATGGAGCGGCCTAATGGAGTACAAATTCAACGACGGCAGCAAACCATCCAAGTTCGAAACGTTCGTCGATGTAAATAGCATACCTATCTTCAAGAAGAAGGTACGCCCGGTTGgcgagcagcaggagcatGAATCGCGCAAGGTGTGGCGCGAGGTTACAGCCGGTTTGAA AATGAATGACATCGAAAAGGCAACGAATGCAAAGTTCCAGGTTGAGCAGAAGCAGCGGGAAGAGGCGAAGGAGCGCAAGGAAACGTTTGGCGAGTGGGAAACGAAG TACTTTAAGGGCGTGAATGGAGAATCCTGGATCTACTCGAACCCACTGCTCCATAGGTTAACGCTGGAGAAACGGGATAGTAAAAGATAG
- the LOC131215580 gene encoding protein argonaute-2-like, producing MGKIQEESNTDKSKQDPQKQQQQGGPTQPKEQQPGGPSQQKQKKQQGGQTQYHQGQQSKGLWTQPGQQHHQGQQPQEQWNQPGQQPQRPWNQARATMEQQQGSQGPLSQPGQPQSSPRAPAENKVKPGGGDSSVGRTPSVALAKSSSSSDGVLPSLPEDLRNMQEVSKQKVQRTDLRSVLCRSGAHGKRGKPVTLEVNFFPLLIDNLKGIAYHYDVTIEPDRPKKFYRPVFAQFCQETYPNVRFAFDGQKNAYTVHKVDDGRAMVTFHPSDKGKEMQFKVTVKLTAIVDLGSLKNYMQNVGTMDKPMAAIQCLDVVLRYEIPRNRIDLDKGLELRYGLLQSVILRSKPYVNVDVWQKAFPSSGSLVDIFASFNRGNLETNRPLDGWLVKELHDYVRGMDIVYRSPNGTEKRMRCNGLRDAANAQQFTQDDGTKLTVADYFSRKFKFQLRYPALPVLHVGSTVRSVFVPPELCHVPPGQALNEAHPDECTAKIIKFAAFNVKERKEKIMRLSTSVAYNNSPTLIDFGVGVRKDFEKLSARIINPPTVVYAGNDQVRPSDGVWRAEGKKFVEPSSTLAKKTLVWRILNLDGNTNETMVQEFGEQIYNHALRCDVRLEPFSMQRTFVSVRNVHDAVRDLSQVLSNIKKDQPAITIVIIPSSDSDAVYAKVIQKAELASEGIGLLTQCIRGETVEKKRADGSTINNILLKINAITNGSNHRLTPETQPPLAKGRVMYIGAVVTHWTGDDIPSVVGVASVYDLHGFRYNCSMRLQGPREEMILDLENIVHRNVQLYQKYNGNLPERIMYYRDDVSDGQFAEILTIEMQAIHAALARIGANFKPVVTFIVTFQHHHMRFFPVGNCPTEGENGNVPPGTVVDRDIIAPNRFEFYLVSHAAVQGVAKPTKYVVLYDDSKCDPDQLQAMTLNLCYMIASCNRAVSYPAPTYYAHCAANRGRVYLENRRINMNDLEAAYRDIQISADVYDKNPMFFI from the exons atgggaaaaa TTCAAGAGGAATCGAATACGGATAAAAGCAAACAAGACCCGcagaagcaacaacagcaaggtGGGCCGACTCAACCGAAGGAACAACAGCCAGGGGGGCCGAGTcaacagaaacaaaagaagCAGCAAGGTGGACAAACCCAGTACCATCAAGGACAACAGTCTAAGGGACTGTGGACCCAGCCAggacagcagcatcatcaagGTCAACAGCCTCAAGAACAGTGGAACCAACCAGGACAACAGCCTCAGCGACCATGGAACCAGGCAAGAGCAACCATGGAGCAACAACAAGGGTCTCAGGGACCATTGTCCCAACCCGGGCAGCCACAATCATCCCCCAGAGCACCAGCAGAGAATAAGGTAAAACCTGGTGGCGGTGATTCTTCCGTAGGTCGCACACCCTCGGTCGCCTTGGCGAAATCTTCTTCATCGAGTGATGGTGTTCTTCCGTCGCTTCCGGAAGATCTGAGGAACATGCAAGAAGTGAGCAAGCAAAAGGTACAGCGAACGGATCTACGTTCGGTTCTGTGCCGCAGCGGAGCGCACGGCAAGAGGGGTAAACCGGTGACGTTGGAGGTTAATTTCTTCCCCCTGCTGATCGACAATCTCAAGGGAATTGCTTACCACTACGATGTAACGATCGAGCCGGATCGTCCGAAAAAATTCTACCGTCCAGTGTTTGCACAGTTCTGCCAAGAAACGTACCCCAACGTGCGCTTCGCCTTTGATGGGCAGAAAAATGCCTACACTGTTCACAAAGTTGACGATGGACGAGCAATGGTTACGTTCCATCCATCGGACAAGGGTAAAGAAATGCAGTTTAAGGTGACGGTAAAATTGACAGCAATCGTAGATCTGGGATCGTTGAAAAA CTACATGCAGAATGTCGGAACCATGGACAAACCGATGGCCGCCATCCAATGCCTGGACGTGGTGCTGCGA TACGAGATTCCTAGAAATCGCATCGACCTCGATAAAGGACTCGAACTCCGGTACGGGCTGCTCCAGTCAGTCATCCTCCGCTCCAAACCGTATGTGAATGTGGACGTATGGCAGAAGGCTTTCCCCTCTAGTGGTTCGCTGGTTGACATTTTCGCCAGCTTCAACCGAGGTAACCTGGAAACAAATCGCCCGCttgatggttggttggtgaagGAATTACACGACTACGTCCGCGGAATGGACATTGTGTACCGCAGCCCGAATGGCACAGAGAAGCGAATGCGATGCAATGGGTTGCGCGACGCTGCCAACGCGCAACAATTCACGCAGGACGATGGCACCAAATTGACCGTGGCTGACTACTTTAGTAGAAAATTTAAGTTCCAGCTGCGCTATCCAGCGTTGCCAGTTCTCCACGTCGGTAGCACGGTACGCAGCGTTTTCGTTCCCCCCGAGCTGTGCCATGTTCCGCCTGGTCAGGCCCTGAACGAAGCCCACCCTGACGAGTGCACGGCAAAGATAATAAAATTTGCTGCATTCAACGTGAAGGAGAGGAAGGAAAAGATTATGCGGTTGAGCACCAGCGTCGCGTACAACAACTCTCCCACACTGATCGACTTCGGCGTGGGGGTGCGCAAGGATTTTGAGAAACTTTCGGCCCGCATCATCAATCCACCGACGGTTGTCTACGCGGGCAATGACCAGGTGCGTCCCTCTGACGGGGTTTGGCGCGCTGAGGGCAAGAAATTTGTTGAGCCCAGCTCGACGCTTGCCAAGAAGACACTCGTCTGGCGCATTCTTAACCTGGATGGTAACACGAACGAAACCATGGTGCAGGAGTTCGGGGAACAGATCTACAACCACGCGCTCAGATGTGACGTGAGACTTGAACCGTTCAGCATGCAGAGGACCTTCGTGTCGGTGCGCAACGTCCATGACGCTGTGCGCGATTTGTCCCAGGTGCTGTCGAACATTAAAAAGGATCAGCCCGCCATCACGATCGTGATCATACCGTCAAGCGATAGTGATGCTGTTTACGCCAAAGTAATACAAAAGGCTGAGCTTGCCAGCGAAGGTATAGGACTGCTTACGCAGTGCATTAGAGGTGAAACGGTGGAGAAGAAGCGCGCCGATGGGAGCACGATCAACAACATATTGCTGAAG ATTAACGCCATAACGAACGGCAGCAATCATCGGTTGACGCCAGAGACGcagccaccgttggccaaagGAAGAGTAATGTACATCGGGGCCGTTGTTACGCATTGGACCGGCGACGACATTCCGAGTGTGGTCGGTGTGGCGTCCGTGTACGATCTGCACGGTTTCCGGTACAACTGTAGCATGAGGCTTCAGGGGCCGCGCGAAGAAATGATTCTCGATCTCGAGAACATTGTGCACCGCAACGTTCAGCTGTACCAGAAGTACAACGGCAACCTGCCGGAACGCATCATGTACTACCGGGACGATGTTTCGGATGGGCAGTTTGCGGAAATTCTAACGATCGAAATGCAGGCCATCCACGCGGCCCTCGCGCGTATCGGAGCGAACTTCAAACCGGTCGTCACGTTCATCGTCACGTTCCAGCACCATCATATGCGCTTCTTCCCGGTGGGCAACTGTCCGACGGAGGGCGAAAACGGCAACGTTCCACCGGGCACGGTTGTTGATCGCGATATTATTGCGCCGAATCGGTTCGAATTTTATCTCGTAAGCCACGCGGCCGTCCAGGGTGTGGCTAAACCGACCAAGTACGTGGTGCTGTACGACGACTCGAAATGCGATCCGGATCAGCTGCAAGCGATGACGCTCAATCTCTGCTACATGATCGCGAGCTGCAATCGAGCCGTCTCCTATCCGGCACCGACGTACTATGCCCACTGCGCCGCCAACCGCGGTCGTGTTTACCTGGAAAA TCGGCGCATAAACATGAACGACTTGGAAGCCGCCTACCGTGACATTCAAATTTCCGCCGACGTCTACGATAAGAATCCCATGTTCTTTATCTAA